One genomic segment of Candidatus Woesearchaeota archaeon includes these proteins:
- a CDS encoding Holliday junction resolvase, giving the protein MSRKSKGINAERSLIHKFWQENWCAVRIAGSGSCRYPSPDILAGNNLRKLAIECKTSKDSAKYLTSKEIQELLEFSKLFGAEAWIAIKFDKLEWYFLTTEDLNRTESHYVITAENAKNKGLLFSELLG; this is encoded by the coding sequence GAAAATCAAAAGGCATAAATGCTGAAAGGTCTCTGATACATAAATTCTGGCAGGAAAACTGGTGTGCTGTTAGGATAGCCGGCTCAGGCAGTTGCAGGTATCCCTCCCCCGATATCCTTGCAGGAAACAACCTAAGGAAGCTGGCAATAGAGTGCAAGACATCAAAGGATTCTGCAAAATATTTAACAAGCAAAGAAATACAGGAGCTGCTTGAATTCTCTAAACTTTTTGGTGCAGAAGCATGGATAGCTATAAAATTCGATAAGTTAGAATGGTATTTTCTTACTACAGAAGACCTGAATAGGACAGAAAGCCACTATGTAATAACTGCCGAAAACGCAAAAAATAAGGGATTATTATTCAGCGAATTGCTGGGCTGA